A single window of Polyodon spathula isolate WHYD16114869_AA chromosome 2, ASM1765450v1, whole genome shotgun sequence DNA harbors:
- the LOC121329841 gene encoding ligand-dependent nuclear receptor corepressor-like protein isoform X1 produces MAAQCRSSKCTAERKGFRRELDSWRHKLVHCVGFESILEGIYGPRLLRDLSAFVDYEPDEVNDWSMVENCSFCNLQIEKINTTPTEESPSQGQSNTEQIECQADKFLHAVFRKKDLPQNCDPNIPLVAQELIKKMIRQFAIEYASKSHQIQETTVSLVDLDTVCSSLQQPQDQEGPLDLTVNRNQQNVEQVDGVLDLSKKTSATSASMPSDVASGRLQKDDYVERSTELWQGLLSKALKDIQSGALDIHKAAILYGIPQKTLLLQLEALSEGKLTTSESISQDSRDDYFSKSKETHLVLQKVASWARAQAERTEQCKFSLIENSGLKFPRASTYLHQLTVQRMVTQLNEKNESLHYESSNSPPVQLKIPQVRVSSVSKPQADISGLVDVMYQVSKTSSMPEGSALQKLKTILPKQSKIECSVPLVHSGIDSCIMQGDLSPLCLNIKNGSIDENADDLDRRDKQPRKKRGRYRQYDHDILEEAISMVMGGKMSVSKAQGIYGVPHSTLEYKVKERSGTLKTPPKKKPRLQDTGIFSVNDSGTSSSKHL; encoded by the exons ATGGCTGCACAGTGCCGTAGCTCCAAATGCACGGCAGAGAGGAAAGGATTCCGGCGGGAACTAGATTCCTGGCGGCACAAACTGGTCCACTGTGTAG GTTTTGAAAGTATACTAGAAGGGATCTACGGACCAAGGCTACTTAGGGACCTCAGTGCATTTGTGG acTATGAACCAGATGAGGTGAATGATTGGTCTATGGTTGAAAACTGTTCATTCTGCAACCTACAAATAGAGAAAATCAAT ACAACTCCAACAGAAGAATCTCCATCTCAGGGCCAGTCTAACACTGAGCAAATTGAATGCCAAGCAGACAAATTTCTTCATGCAGTCTTTCGAAAGAAAG ACCTTCCTCAGAACTGTGATCCGAACATCCCCTTAGTTGCTcaggaattaattaaaaaaatgatccGCCAGTTTGCTATTGAATATGCTTCAAAAAGCCATCAGATTCAGGAGACAACTGTATCGTTGGTGGATCTGGATACAGTTTGTAGCAGTCTCCAGCAACCACAAGATCAAGAAGGACCGTTGGACCTCACTGTGAATAGAAACCAACAGAATGTCGAACAAG TAGATGGGGTGCTTGATCTGTCGAAGAAAACTAGTGCCACTTCAGCATCAATGCCATCTGATGTAGCGTCAGG GAGACTGCAGAAGGACGACTATGTGGAAAGAAGCACTGAGCTTTGGCAAGGTTTGCTTTCAAAAGCCTTGAAAGACATTCAGTCAGGAGCACTGGACATTCACAAAGCAGCCATACTTTACGGCATACCTCAAAAAACTTTACTTCTCCAGTTGGAAGCCTTATCTGAAGGAAAGCTTACAACTTCAGAAAGCATCAGCCAAGACTCTCGGGATGACTACTTTTCAAAAAGCAAAGAGACTCATCTTGTTCTGCAGAAGGTGGCTTCTTGGGCTCGGGCTCAAGCTGAACGTACAGAACAGTGTAAATTCAGCCTAATTGAAAACTCAGGGTTGAAATTCCCAAGAGCTTCCACTTACCTCCACCAGTTAACTGTACAGAGGATGGTAACTcagctaaatgaaaaaaatgaaagccttCACTACGAAAGTTCAAACAGTCCTCCTGTACAGTTAAAAATCCCTCAGGTACGAGTCAGTTCTGTGTCAAAACCTCAAGCTGATATCTCTGGTCTTGTGGATGTAATGTATCAAGTGTCTAAAACTTCTTCAATGCCAGAAGGGTCAGCTCTTCAAAAACTCAAGACTATACTACCTAAGCAGAGCAAAATTGAATGTTCTGTACCTCTAGTCCACTCTGGTATTGATTCTTGCATAATGCAAGGTGACCTTTCTCCATTGTGTCTTAATATAAAGAATGGTTCGATTGATGAAAATGCGGATGATCTGGATAGGAGGGATAAGCAGCCAAGGAAAAAGCGTGGCCGCTACCGCCAGTATGACCACGACATCCTGGAGGAAGCCATATCAATGGTGATGGGTGGGAAAATGAGCGTCTCTAAAGCACAAGGAATTTATGGTGTACCTCATAGCACTTTAGAGTACAAAGTAAAAGAACGATCTGGAACACTGAAAACTCCACCGAAAAAGAAGCCCCGCTTACAAGACACTGGTATATTTAGTGTGAATGATTCGGGGACAAGCAGCTCAAAACActtgtag
- the LOC121329841 gene encoding ligand-dependent nuclear receptor corepressor-like protein isoform X2, with protein MAAQCRSSKCTAERKGFRRELDSWRHKLVHCVGFESILEGIYGPRLLRDLSAFVDYEPDEVNDWSMVENCSFCNLQIEKINTTPTEESPSQGQSNTEQIECQADKFLHAVFRKKDLPQNCDPNIPLVAQELIKKMIRQFAIEYASKSHQIQETTVSLVDLDTVCSSLQQPQDQEGPLDLTVNRNQQNVEQDGVLDLSKKTSATSASMPSDVASGRLQKDDYVERSTELWQGLLSKALKDIQSGALDIHKAAILYGIPQKTLLLQLEALSEGKLTTSESISQDSRDDYFSKSKETHLVLQKVASWARAQAERTEQCKFSLIENSGLKFPRASTYLHQLTVQRMVTQLNEKNESLHYESSNSPPVQLKIPQVRVSSVSKPQADISGLVDVMYQVSKTSSMPEGSALQKLKTILPKQSKIECSVPLVHSGIDSCIMQGDLSPLCLNIKNGSIDENADDLDRRDKQPRKKRGRYRQYDHDILEEAISMVMGGKMSVSKAQGIYGVPHSTLEYKVKERSGTLKTPPKKKPRLQDTGIFSVNDSGTSSSKHL; from the exons ATGGCTGCACAGTGCCGTAGCTCCAAATGCACGGCAGAGAGGAAAGGATTCCGGCGGGAACTAGATTCCTGGCGGCACAAACTGGTCCACTGTGTAG GTTTTGAAAGTATACTAGAAGGGATCTACGGACCAAGGCTACTTAGGGACCTCAGTGCATTTGTGG acTATGAACCAGATGAGGTGAATGATTGGTCTATGGTTGAAAACTGTTCATTCTGCAACCTACAAATAGAGAAAATCAAT ACAACTCCAACAGAAGAATCTCCATCTCAGGGCCAGTCTAACACTGAGCAAATTGAATGCCAAGCAGACAAATTTCTTCATGCAGTCTTTCGAAAGAAAG ACCTTCCTCAGAACTGTGATCCGAACATCCCCTTAGTTGCTcaggaattaattaaaaaaatgatccGCCAGTTTGCTATTGAATATGCTTCAAAAAGCCATCAGATTCAGGAGACAACTGTATCGTTGGTGGATCTGGATACAGTTTGTAGCAGTCTCCAGCAACCACAAGATCAAGAAGGACCGTTGGACCTCACTGTGAATAGAAACCAACAGAATGTCGAACAAG ATGGGGTGCTTGATCTGTCGAAGAAAACTAGTGCCACTTCAGCATCAATGCCATCTGATGTAGCGTCAGG GAGACTGCAGAAGGACGACTATGTGGAAAGAAGCACTGAGCTTTGGCAAGGTTTGCTTTCAAAAGCCTTGAAAGACATTCAGTCAGGAGCACTGGACATTCACAAAGCAGCCATACTTTACGGCATACCTCAAAAAACTTTACTTCTCCAGTTGGAAGCCTTATCTGAAGGAAAGCTTACAACTTCAGAAAGCATCAGCCAAGACTCTCGGGATGACTACTTTTCAAAAAGCAAAGAGACTCATCTTGTTCTGCAGAAGGTGGCTTCTTGGGCTCGGGCTCAAGCTGAACGTACAGAACAGTGTAAATTCAGCCTAATTGAAAACTCAGGGTTGAAATTCCCAAGAGCTTCCACTTACCTCCACCAGTTAACTGTACAGAGGATGGTAACTcagctaaatgaaaaaaatgaaagccttCACTACGAAAGTTCAAACAGTCCTCCTGTACAGTTAAAAATCCCTCAGGTACGAGTCAGTTCTGTGTCAAAACCTCAAGCTGATATCTCTGGTCTTGTGGATGTAATGTATCAAGTGTCTAAAACTTCTTCAATGCCAGAAGGGTCAGCTCTTCAAAAACTCAAGACTATACTACCTAAGCAGAGCAAAATTGAATGTTCTGTACCTCTAGTCCACTCTGGTATTGATTCTTGCATAATGCAAGGTGACCTTTCTCCATTGTGTCTTAATATAAAGAATGGTTCGATTGATGAAAATGCGGATGATCTGGATAGGAGGGATAAGCAGCCAAGGAAAAAGCGTGGCCGCTACCGCCAGTATGACCACGACATCCTGGAGGAAGCCATATCAATGGTGATGGGTGGGAAAATGAGCGTCTCTAAAGCACAAGGAATTTATGGTGTACCTCATAGCACTTTAGAGTACAAAGTAAAAGAACGATCTGGAACACTGAAAACTCCACCGAAAAAGAAGCCCCGCTTACAAGACACTGGTATATTTAGTGTGAATGATTCGGGGACAAGCAGCTCAAAACActtgtag